Below is a genomic region from Prochlorococcus marinus str. MIT 0918.
AAGCTAAGAAAAAATTTGATGATGCTATAACAATGTCAAATTTGTTACTTAACTTTTATGCTGATTTAAGAAATTCTTTTCGTGGTCTTGATGCTCGCATACCAAGAGAGATGAATAATAATAGCCGTGAAGTTACTAAGTTACTTTCCAAGGCAAGAGTTAGTTTAGCCGCCCTTTTCAGGAAAGATAACAAACCTGCTATGGCAGTACCTCTTTTGGTTGATGTAGTAAGAGTTTCTAGCGCATCTTCACTTGAAGGTCAACAGGCTTATCAGGCCCTTGTAGATTTAGGTTTTGTTAATACCCCTTATAGAGGTGCACAAAAAAGACCATGATTTTAATGAATTAGAATAAATGCGATCTATGTTAATGATATGGTTCATTCTGAAGAAGTGATTTCGTCAATACAAGAGGCACTCCCAGATGCCCAGGTTGATGTTGAGGATTTGAGTGGAGGTGGTGGTGATCATTTGAATGTAAATGTTGTATCTTCAGCATTTATAGGACTGACAAGAGTCCAGCAACATCAATTAATTTATAAAGCTCTTAAAGATGAGCTTGCTACAGAAGCCATTCATGCATTGGCTTTAAAAACTTCTACCCCTTAGCTATCTTATTTTTTTTTTATTATGGAGATGGGTACACAAAAACGAATTGAGGATTTAATCAATTCCAATCCAATAATGGTTTTTATGAAGGGAACTAAATTGATGCCACAATGCGGTTTCTCAAATAATGTGGTGCAAATCCTTAATTCTCTTGGGTTAGATTTCGAGACTTTTGATGTTCTTTCTGATATGGAAATTAGACAAGGCATCAAAGACTTTTCTAATTGGCCAACAATTCCTCAGATTTATTTAAAAGGGGAGTTTTTAGGAGGATCTGATATTTTGATTGAGATGTATAACTCAGGAGAACTTCGCGAAAAAATTGAAATCGCACTTGCCTCATAATTCACTTCAAATTTCTTTTTGAAAATAAAGATTATTTAAATCACCATCGGGTCCTACAAAACTAGAAGGGTCCATTATCCATTGCAGGACAAGTTTTTCAAGTTTTTCTTGATCTTTGCTACTTAGTGCCCTTTCTTTTCTAAGAGCATCTAAATACCCATCTGTATAGAGCTTCAATTCTGAAGGTGTGTGAAAAGTATTGATAAGTTGCTGACACGCATCGCATATTGATTGAAAATGCTTTATACATTCTGGATGCTCAAAAACTTGGGATGTCATTTTGCGATGATCTTTAGGTATTTCTTACAGTTGGGCACTGGATTAGTTATCTTAAAACAACTTGGTTTCGGCTTGTGACATTAACTCCAGATCTACTTTCTGAAGAACAAAGTTCACAGCCCTCATTAGGTGGTGCCTCTCTTCAGCCAACTACTCAGTCTCCATCGAGAGTTCTTGTTGTTGAGCCTCATCCCACATTGCGGACTGTTCTTGTTCAAAGACTTAGGCAGGATGGTCATCTTGCTGCGGCGGTTGGTTCAGTGGCAGAAGCAATTGATTTATGTAGAGACCAATCACCTGATTTATTAGTTAGTGCTGAACTCCTAGAGCAAAGTTCAGCTTTAAATCTAGGACAGCAGCTTGGCTGTCCAGTAATGGTTTTAACAGCTAGAGCAGGAGTGGAAACATTAGTAGGTTTATTAGATGATGGAGCAGATGATGTTTTACGTAAACCTTTCGGGCTTGAAGAATTAGCAGCTAGATGTAGAACTTTATTAAAAAGAGGCCGTATAGGTCTTCAGGAAAGAGTGACTGTTGGCCCTCTTGAGGTCCATTTGCTTCTTCGTCAA
It encodes:
- the grxD gene encoding Grx4 family monothiol glutaredoxin, with product MEMGTQKRIEDLINSNPIMVFMKGTKLMPQCGFSNNVVQILNSLGLDFETFDVLSDMEIRQGIKDFSNWPTIPQIYLKGEFLGGSDILIEMYNSGELREKIEIALAS
- a CDS encoding response regulator transcription factor; translation: MTLTPDLLSEEQSSQPSLGGASLQPTTQSPSRVLVVEPHPTLRTVLVQRLRQDGHLAAAVGSVAEAIDLCRDQSPDLLVSAELLEQSSALNLGQQLGCPVMVLTARAGVETLVGLLDDGADDVLRKPFGLEELAARCRTLLKRGRIGLQERVTVGPLEVHLLLRQVTLREKPVELSPREFALLCALLMPPGMVRSRHELLRMAWPPFSGGPRSVDTQVLTLRRKLEQAGLGDGGGITTVRQQGYRFSLDSLPS
- a CDS encoding DUF6761 family protein, whose protein sequence is MTSQVFEHPECIKHFQSICDACQQLINTFHTPSELKLYTDGYLDALRKERALSSKDQEKLEKLVLQWIMDPSSFVGPDGDLNNLYFQKEI
- a CDS encoding BolA family protein, whose product is MVHSEEVISSIQEALPDAQVDVEDLSGGGGDHLNVNVVSSAFIGLTRVQQHQLIYKALKDELATEAIHALALKTSTP